In Motacilla alba alba isolate MOTALB_02 chromosome 4A, Motacilla_alba_V1.0_pri, whole genome shotgun sequence, the genomic window ctaccttttttttttcttttattattactaGAAATTTTCATAGCTTGTTCTTATGATATTAAAAGTACAAGAAATAAATTGTGGCTTCCTTATCTTTACTGCTTGTGTTCTAGGTCTGAGTTGTGATTGTTGTCGAGTGGTGCTGGGGCACTGCGGAacaggctggcagctctgccagggtaAAATGTGTCTGGAATAACCCTATGGCAAATGCCTTGCCAAAAGCACTCTCAAGCAGTAAATGTTGAGCTCCCCAAAGTAACTATGTCAAATTAATATATCCCTCTAAGATTTACTTAAGTTTAGACTGTTCTGCAACACATACCTGGATGAAGTCAAACAAAATTTGAGCCAGATCCTTGGgttgtaaatattttcactgagaACATGTtgtgcttctgctttttctctaagaagaaatgaaacactgaaagGAGAAATGCTTTTTGTGATAATTCCAGTAATTTATTCACTATTTTGCTGTTTAGAACATTAAATTACTGATGCACACTTGCTCAGTGTAGACAGCAGCTTTTAAACTGCAAAGATGAAGATGCTCATGCAAGTCAACAGTTGCATGGAAACTGATACTGTTCTAGAAATgtattctggaaaaaatactCAATATATTGGAAAGTTCTTGCTGTGTTTGAGGGTATAGATTTCAGTGAGGCTTTGCAGGCAGTTGCTCAAGGCTCTGACAGCTGATGCAGTGTAAAGATTTATGAGtgctgggaaaaataaatcagctcaGACCAGAAGATGTTTTTGCAGGTATGTTGAAAGTGCGTCCAGAAACTGCTCTTTCAAAATTGCCACTGGgctgaagaaaagaatattaGAGTCTTCCTAAAAAAGtgagtttttctgttttgttcctAACTGCAGAAAGATAGGACAATGATAGCTGGGCTTACTTCTCCAGAAGACTGAgtttaataatagaaataaatctATCTTGCTACACTTTGTGACTGAATGGACTACAGGCACTAAGTGACCATTTTGCCCTGCATCAATAACACAAGTGCCTTAGAATATACTGGTGATGACAAAATTGTGTTGGATTGCAGTGGCTGATTTTTGCCTTCTTGCAGCCTGTTTCAGTTCCCAAACCCCAGTGGGTTTGCATCTTTGTGGTTTTTCCAACCACTACAATGTATTGAATGTACTGAACTTACTAAAGTTCAATGTATTGAACTTATTAAAAGTACAAGAACGGAGCCACTGCTCACCCTCCGCAGTGCCCGGgtgggagggcagcagcaggacggACTGCAGCTGCCATCGCAGGACGGCCCCTTGGTGCTGCCGAGCTCCGGCCGCCGGTCCCGGCGCACTCACGGCGCTGCCCCTCGGGGGTGGCCGGTCCCTCGTCTCGCTCCGTGTCCAGGTGGCCGGGGTCGCGCCTGGCCTCCATCTCTAGGCAGGAGGAGCGGGCCGCAGCAGAAGGCGCTGAGCAGCACGCAGAGCCAGCCGCAGCAGAAGGCGCTGAGCAGCACGCAGAGCCAGCCGCAGCAGAAGGCGCTGAGCAGCACGCAGAGCCAGCCGCAGCAGAAGGCGCTGAGCAGCACGCAGAGCCAGCCGCAGCAGAAGGCGCTGAGCAGCACGCAGAGCCAGCCGCAGCTGCCCCGAGCAGCCTCGCTGCGCGCCGGGCGGAACCCGCACCGCCGGCACGGCCCCGACTGCGCCGGGAGCGGGGCGAAGTGACATCGCCGGGCGGGCTCCCCGAATTTGAGAGTCTGATGGATATCACACAGGGCTAGGTTTTAGTTTGCTTTCCTATGGTATGTTTTTTGTTGGCATGAACAATTTTCTTGGCATCTTTGAAGATAAGGAATCTGCTTGCCAGTAAATGCTCAGAGTTAACTGCACCCAGGTTAAAACTGATCCAGACTGAGCTGTTGGAAATTCACTTGGGTTGAGTGTgtttgtttgcagagctcctgaagAAGTCACTGTCAGGTGCTGTGCGTTTCCCCTCCTCACAGCAGTACAGTTCTTGTGCTACTGCAAGTGTTCAGAGCTGAgatccagatttttaaaataacaaggaaaaaaaagtcccgAGGTGAGAGCTGCGCCATTACATAAGAAGCAGGCAGGTTCTGGGATGAAGGTAAAGGCTTTGGGAAGTAATTCCCATGAGCTGTGTAGGGGGGGTGAGgcaggtgttttgttttgaacGTGGGGGCAGAGGGGCCCTGGTTTAATGACCTTGATTAAATGCCACAGAAATGGGCTCACTGGGAGAGATTGTGTTTGCTGCAACTCAAAAGGCAAAAAGTAAAGTAGGGCAGGCACCTATAGAGAACAGTGATCCATTCTTCATGCTCGCTCCCTGGGGGAGCACAATAAGTAACAGGCTGATTTATATCTGGTAGGAAAAGTTTGGGTTCGttgtttaaaacaattaaaaatccTAGAAACAACTCCCAGGGCTGGAACAACATGTGGAAGTAATTTCAATTCACCTGTTAGAAGTAGTCCAAAACTGTTTCAAAATGAAGTGTCTTTTCTGtgtattaaaaaaggaaaacctacGTGACACCTTCTTGTTTTAGCATTTAAATTGATAGGAGGTCATGTCTTGGAGTGATGGGCATTCCTGCTTAGGGTCTGGATGCTCAGAAAAACAGGGATGACACAGAGGTGATGGGCAAACTGTACTTGGAGACATGTGAGGGTAAATGCAGAAATAAGCAGGTGTGACAAACACGCAGTGACCTCTGACATCTCTGGGAGTGTTCATCATTAACCAGGTTATTGGTGATTCAAAATGGGAGAACAAGGGGAAAACTCAGTGGTTTGTGGCGtatttttggtttcattttttgtttgttttggtgctTTCCTTACAAGAAAAACCAGGCTTGCTGGAGGCTTGGTTTTTATTACCTGAAGTATGGACTCAtagctgctgctttgtgagaCAGACTCAGTTTTAGACAGAATGTGAGGCACGGAACAGGAACAATATAAAGATCTTCCAAAAACACAAACTTGTTGAACCATTTAAGTTGTATTCCACTTTTGAAATGTTAACATTGTGttatgtgtgtacatatattttgaaaatagcaATTCTCAAGTCAACCAAGACACAGaagataaaatacatttcatataaatacattcatggcttaaaaaaaatagtcttaGAACCTGCTGACAGACTCAAGTGTAAGTATCTTTCTTACATGTATTTCACTTTTGTGATGCTAATAGGCTGACTAAAGGCTACTGACTAGAGACCAGttttaaaacatggaaaaattggTACCATGGCTCCAGGaccaagtaattttaaaagttgctACCACTATGGGATATATTCCCTGTTGTCAAAAACCAACTGTGtgtatcttaaaaaaaaatattttagaaaagctatttccttgtttcttttagTGACTCTTGTAGTTCCATGCACAACTGGATACCATCACCTTTATATACcagattttctctctctctttcccctcgGGGTTCTTGGAAGGTCAGCAGGCAGTGTTCGGCACTAGCCAGAGAAAATTATGCATGGTGAAGTCTGAAGTTGGTCCCCAGGAGAAGGGATGCTTTACTTGAGGAGTGTAGAGGCATCGTTTATTTTTGCCAAAGTCTAttttaacttgaaaataaaaatacatatacatgcagaaaaataaaaacttgtcCTGAAATTGCAAGCTCGTGTGTTGAAGAGAAGCAATGTACAAAATCTTTTACTTTCTGTACAGTGACAATACCAAATAGTTTTTTTAACCATCATATACACAACACAAATGTTATGAATAGAAATCTATAAATACTTTCAAATGACTTTGCAATATAGAGCAGTTGAGGGCCACAGCTGTACAAAATGTAAGCAACATATATAAAACGATTAAGAAAGTGCAAAGTAGAACAGTATCAAGAGCCTCCAATTTTACAGCACTTATGGTTCAAGTGTGAAGAGTtgacagggatgcaggagctcaGTTACAATTCAAAAGAAGACACAGTACAGGATTCGGCACACAAAATGATGAactattattaaattatatcttcctccttcttcacaTCTATGACTTCCAGTTAATAAGAGAACATTTTTATAATGAATTTCTGTAGAGTGATTTGTCCCTTTTTACAAGTTTCCAAGAAACAAAGATTCCCTGGCCACAGACTACTTTTCTGTAAGTAAAACAAGACTAGACAGGGAACTTCCTGTTGGTTTCTGGTTGCCTTATCATGCTTACCACAGTTAAAAGGTGAACGGAAATACCTTCCATAAAGGAATGCAGATGTTTAAAACCTGATCCTCTAAGTTACACCCAGGTAACCTATATTAGTACGCACACATATGTGGAGGTCTAGAGAATCATTGCCTTAAAAACATCAACCAcctctcaaaaaaacccaccaaaactcCTTTGAGTTTCAAGTCTCTAAACAGAAACTGGCCGTCAGTTTAACAGCTGTTTGCCAGTCCAGGTGCAAGTTCTGCATTCAGGCACTGATTTCTCATCAGCACCTCCAGAGCTGTGCaagtctttgttttcttttacactCTGTGTCCAGTGGAAAGCTCtgcttgaaataaaatgcagtggCAATTAAAAACCTGTTTGGTGAGTTGGAAGTTGAAATAGTTAATTCAATGCTCTTGAGTGAAATTCCTTATAACTTGTTTTTAGAAAGCTTTTCAGTTCACCTTTATTTCAGTAAGTGTACTGTCTATTCTTTTGTAGGCACTGTAAATATTCAAGATATTGATGTGCAGAAGAATTCATCCATTTTCAGGCAGTGTGTTATTAGTGATCTCTAGCAAGTTCTTGACTACTGCTGTTGtcttggatttgtttttaaatgaagaaggGTAGACATTGGAtgctccttttccctccttgctAGAGGGAAATATCTTATTACAAGTGTCTTATTATGATAGAAGAGTCATCACagttacattattttttcctctttgaaataTAGGCCAGACTTCAGCACTTGTTAAAGAGAAGTTGTAAGCAGTCTGAATATGCTagagaaacaataaaattaCCTGGTCACACTGCTTCACATAATGATGTCTGTCTCAAAACTGGAGATGATCACACAAACTCTATGAAGACCAATAGTGTCTAATCTGCTAAAAATTACGAATTTGGAGTCTAAGATATTCTGTTTCACTTGACAGCGATTATAGAAACAGTTGTCCATTTGGTGTATTTTTTGAATGTGTGATATCTACAGTGCACACAGACATCCAAAACTGAGGCATGAGAAGGAACCACCTGCACAGGTCAGCAGAGCTGTTTATTTGCCTCCGTACATTCTTTCGATGTCGTTGAGGTAATGgtttttcagttctttccttttcagcttGAAAGCGTCTGTTACCAGCCCCGTCTCGGGGGTCCACGGCTCGGGGCTCAGCCGGACCTTGATGGGTATTTCAAATCTTTCCAGTTTCACTGAGGGGACAAGAACAAGGAAAAGCATGACTGTGATTACAAAGCCAAATGAAACACTAATCATGTTCCCTAAAAATCTGGTCAGCACCCTGTAGCTTGTATAATATGCTGTCCTACTTCATGAAATAACCTTACAGAAGGGCCACAGACAAATGTCATCCAAATTTCACCCTCACTGAGTGCTGGTTAGTGTGCAAATACTCTTATACACTCTGTGTTTAGAACCTGTATTGGATGTGACAATGCAAAATCTAAAGCTTGAAACAAATGACTGAGTAGCCTGAAGCTCTGAGACTACTGCCACAAAAGCATACACTGAAATCTACACTTGTCTCTTCGTTACAGAAATGGAATAACTAATTAACTCAGACTAGCTGGACATGCttcatatttaaattacaattaAGTACTTgtacattttccctttccttttgttGAATGTTTCTTTCCTATATTTTCTATTCCTAAAAGTCTGATTAGAGTTCAAAACAAAGGGacttctttgtatttttgttacatTAACCACTTACTTTCCCTTCAGCTGGAAGCAGTGGCTTGGCACATGCACAGCCTCACTGCAATCAAGGCTGCTTCTCTCTCTTGCACAGCTAATAGCCCAAGAGGGGGGAGcaagggaggagaaagggaagggcaggagcagcaggaacagcacagggagctgctgcatgtGCCCAGTGGAGAGCGCTACCGGCTCCTGCAGGtaggctgggaatgggatccaCAGCCATGGACTTGTAGCTGAatgccagcacagcctctgggGGGCAGCAGAAGTGggacccagcagctcctttgccTTTCTAACTCCAGCTGCTatcaggatgtgctgctgcctctcactCAGATGTGTCCCTGCTCATGATGAAGGTGCATCATGCTCTGCTGAGAACGTAGAACTACCTCTTTAACATAGTTTTGAAAATAGTTTCCCATAAATTAGTTGTATCTCAATAGTAGATTACTATCTGGAAGGCAGAAAGAATGCATAAGCAAAGGGTTTAAGTACACAAAGCTATTTGGATAGTAATCTGCTCAATTCATGATAAAAACCTCCAGGGATGAAAGTGTTAAAACCTAAGCCTTAAACATATGGATTGATTTACTTTTTTCAAGGTAAGACTTATTAGTGtctttccttcttgttttcccatttttaaaaggcagattCTCCtctctgtttaaaagaaagtaCTTAGCATGTGCTTAAGTGCAGCTTTTAGACTTTCTTCCCCACTgagtttgttcatttttttggtccttttttTGTAAAGGACTGATGACACTTTTGATCGTTCAGTACCACAGCAAGGAGTAACAGGCTTTTAAGCCTCTACAACCACAAGAATCATGGCTGTTCAAAGCTGTAGGGAACAAAGTtctatggggaaaaaatgctttgaaatctCTTGCTTAACCAGTTTCCTTGCCAGCAAATGCCTTGCAACTTTTCTTCCAATTAACAGCTCTTTTGGGCCTTATTTTAACCATATTAGACAAGAAACTTGTCTCCAGAATTTAGCTGGAAAAAACCTTCCGATAATTTGTTAAAATTACAAGTAGTATAGTAATCAATACAACCAGTATTATGTACATTCCTGGGATAATATGCAACAATTTTGTGTGGTCCTTGTCACGATAAACCATTCAGTTTTGGCAGATACAGAGAAActggaaggaggaggagcagtTAGTGAGGATAGTGGCAGTTTTTGCTGGATAAGCCCCCATGGCCAGCAGGATGTGCTGTGGTACTTACTCTTGTTTGCCACTTCTTTAATCTCCCGCAGTATTTCTGCTTCCATTGTGGGATTGTTACAAATGTCCACCCAGCTTCCACTGATGCCTTTCTGCTCAGCCAATGCTGTCAGCTTCTTCTGGTTAGGGACCACAAAACTGATCACGTAGGACTGGTCACTACACAGAGTGgcaagagaaggaaggaaaaaggttCAGTCAAGACTTTCAGGGTGTAAATTACCTGCTGCTGGACCCACAAATGCCCAGGTTATTCCACCATACAGAACCCTTCTTGTACATTAAGTCTTCCCATCTGAAGGCTTATCAAGAAGATATTCTAAGCTGGTTTACAACATCAGGTTTGATCCAAATGAGGCTGTGCTGTCATTTCACTCATGCACATCTCAGTTTAGCTCCTCAGCTAGACCTGGCATTTAACCACTTCTCTGCAGTTCCCCCTCATgtagggagagagggaaagatgTTGGGACTATTTCTAAAACTCACTGGAAAACTTTGGATCAGGTGCAACGTGTCCAGATTAACTTTTCACTGAGATTCTGACAGCCAGAACATATgctaaatatattaatatataatgaTATACACACGTTTAaggaagggatgggatggaatagAGGAATATCTAGATAGGAGAAATGCCAACAGAAAAACAGGtaatttcttcagcttttagGGAATCTGGAAAGCTGTGCTTCTTCAGACATGTTTGTAACTTGTAATCTGATGGAGAGGGTTATTAGAAGGAAACCATGGAGAACTACAGCGGGATTAGAGAAGTGGATCAGAGCCTGTACTTCATGTTTACTGTAAGCAGAGTTTCTTAATTAATACTGCTCTTACCTTTTGGCATAAGCACAGATATTGTCAATCAGTGGGCAGTTCTTCAGTGCTGCCTCTACTTTGCCCAGAGATACATATTCTCCTGCTTGTAGCTTTACCAAGTCCTTCTTGCGATCTACGAgtcaggggaagggaaaaaaagaaaaccttgttTCATTTAAACTTGAGCACTCCACAGACTCATCTCCATGCATACCACCTATGTGTTTTGTGCTATGCCAGATCTTAATGGACAAGTTTTAAAGCAGCTAATAGCTGCCAAGTTTATAAAGATTTCTGTAAAAAGTGTTACAGCACTACACTTCTTGTCACACAGATTGTAGGAAAGGACTCTGATTTTAAAGCTTTGTAATTAATCCAAAAGTTAATCttgtatttattctttaaagTCCATGTGCTAAATTTAGATGATGATAATATCACAGGAAATGGCATCACTTCCAAAATTTTTTCTCCAGCTAAGAGGACTTCTGGAAATGTGTTTTACACTGGTTCTGTAAATAGGTAACCTTGAGAAGATTAGCCCAGGCCAAGCCAACAGTATTAATAACATGTTTGTAATCATAGTTAGTCAATACTTTGTAATATATTAAGGTATCAAAAACTGAGACCCACCTATGATCTGCAGACACCCATCTGGATGAAATTCCCCAATATCTCCTGTACAGAACCATCTCTGGCCATTCTCATCAACAGAAAACTCTTCTGTTGtcttctcttcatttttaaaatatcccatGGAGACGTTGGGTCCACCAATTATAATTTCTCCTCTAGGATTAGGCTTGTCTTTATTCGTATAGCCTCCTGAAAACAACACAGTCccaagcaattatttttaacttataTATCCTTCTGccaagaaaatactttaaaacttCAATTTGAAGTTAAAGCACACTAAGTGATGACTATTATCAAAGATAAAAAACAGTTTTTTCATATGCTACACCTAGCTGAGCAGATAGGCAAAGATACCAGCTGGACAGAGGCTAAATTAATTAGTCTGAAATCAGAATAATTACTACTCTCACCTTCTTGCCAGTCTCTCAGTTTTATTTCACAACAAATAAGAGGAGCTCCAACTCTGCCAGTGCTGTAATCAGCAGCTTAgggagaaaacaagaaagaaaaccaagattttttgttatttgaaaTATGAGTAGGGTATATCTTAAGTTACTTTATTGCAGAACTACATCTGTAGTATTGTAGCTGTATTTtgacttgttttaaaaaaattaagaatcaCCAAACAACCATACACATCTATTTCTGaacttctgtatttccacaggTGTTTTAACTACCTTCTGTAATGGTTCCAGCTCCACATGTTTCTGTCAGTCCATAGCCTTGCCCAACAGGACAGCAGAAACAGATGTTCATGAATCTTTGTGTTTGAGGTGACAGTGGTGCTCCTCCAGAAAGCATCATTCGGACGTTCCCTCCCAGCAGGGCCTTTACTTTTTTAAACAATAGTCTTGAAAGAAGGcgaaaagcattaaaaattattcacttaGCCCACTCTTGTAAGAAGACACAaaccttcttccttccttcctatcTGGAACACcataaaaattaacttttcccAGATTTTAGCAGACAGCAGGGCTAACCCAAACCCATCACCTCTTGTGTAACACTTGAGGAGGCAGAATTCCCGTAGTTTAACAAACATTCCAGTtttatcacttaaaaaaaagcagtgcaATGAAAATGAACCAGGCAGCTGTTTGGAAGATTAGTCATTACCATCTTAGCTGTTTCCAGTAAGAACTTGGACTCCGTCAGTTACTCATTAGATGTGATTTGCATGGCAGATGAGAGCTGTCTGATAGCTCAGAGATCATTCTTTTAGACTGTCCTAACAGATCCCAAGACAAAATGCACCCTTGGCCCACGAATGCTACTTACATGTTACACAGAGGTGCATCATATCCCCTCTTGATCTGTTCCAATTTGTAGTCATAGCCTATCTTGAACAGAGTTCTCTGAATATAGTTCATCTCTTGAACTTTACTCATGACATTCTTGTAAATTCTGTCCATTATTTCCTAGGAAGtgttaataaaaaggaaaattaccaCATGGGACAGACCAGCATGTGTAAATTAAATCCCATGTCATAAGTAACACCCAACactcccccccctccccccaattATCCTTCCTTTAAAATGGATAACAAGAGTGAAATCTTTGCATCATGGGGTTAGGCAGTGCTCAAGTGCAATGCTTTTAACATGTGATCAATGAGCCAATTTACAGACTGTTGCAGCTTGGAGCTATTTACACCTGAACCTGTACTTAAACTGTGACAAACTgatttagaaaattttaaattcatgtttAACTCAATCTCTTTGCTAAAGGTTGGTATATTCCCCTCACAGTCTGTCCTGCTTCAGAGTGCAGCAATTGTTAAGTGCAAGGGAGTGAACTAAGAATTCATTGCgccatttccttttccaagaGAGCTCTTCAACTTTCAGAGAAACATGATTGCAGTAATTCCAATTATCTGACAAAAATCCACCACAATTCTGTCACAGACCAgagattaattttcattaaaagaataaGCTTACAATCACCCAAATACACAGAACCTAAAACATTGTTCAGGCTGGTGAAGTATTTAATAGAAATTTAAAGACTGGCTCCTTCAAGTTTGTTTTGAAGCACAATGTTTTGAAGTATTTATGTGCTTTCTCTCCATgtaataaatttaaatgaatattttccaaaagGTTGGAGTTTTCAGTCATGCTTATTGTCACTCTGTTAATTATTAAGAAGATGACCAAGCCTCTTTATATGCTCatgattttataaaacaaaagaatgCAAGTGACTTGGCTATTCTAAGATGTTGCAAAACAACCATATCCAACCAAAACTCAGTATTCCTAAACTCGATTACATCCTCCTACTCACTCCCCACCACCATGTGGCACAGCCAGTGCTACCAGTTTTATGAGCCACAGATGTGACAGGATCCTAAAAGCAGCACCTGTGATGGCAGCACATGTGAGGAGGGCCTTGGCACCAGAAAGACACAAACATTTGTGGAGTTTCTGGATAGCACCACAGCCTTGTGGAGTGCAGGAGCCTGGTCACTCCCAGAGCAGTGGAgcctgcagaagcaggaggagTTCCAGCCTCCTGATCACTCTTTCCTCTGAGAGAAGGCTAACCCTGAGAACAGCAAGACAGACTCAGCCTTGGTGTTACCCTGACCTGCTAAGCCTGTGACTGAGCCAAATGCCCATCTCCTTACAGAGGATTCCCTCTTGGCCAGAGCCACCCTGCTTGTCCCTCTGCAAACAGGAGTTCCAGACCGTGACCTTTTGTGTCAGTAGCCCAGTAAAACACCACTTGTAACTACAGAAACATTGACAGGTTTGGATCAAAAAGGATCTTGGCAGACTACAGGCAGTCTCTTGTGCTCATCTGCAGCACCAGTACTCAGTTCAATCCAACAGCTGCAATGTCTGCTCTTTTCCTATTAGTGACAGTCACTTACATGTGAAGAGCAAAACATCtcagtaaatacatttttctagcataaaaaaacaggaaatggTTTTTTGCTGGACATATCTGCTTCTGTGTACTTACAGGCACAGCTGCCATCAGTGTAGGCTTAAGTACAGTACAGTCTCCTTTGCTTCCCTTCTTAATTTTACTTGactgtaaaaaggaaaaaatgtcaatttatgaagctgaaaacaaaacagtgcttGAAAACTAAAGGACTAACAAAAGGAGGAGATATATTAGCATGTAATTTGTTCAAATATCTTCCCCTGTTCCTGTGTCTTTTGCCCCCATTGCTAAGGAAAGGGTAATGATTAGCATCTATTTCAACCAAAATACTCAATCTTTCACTTTGTTTATCTTTCTCTTACTTCCTCCCTCTAGTACTTGCTTTCTCCTCCATCTTCCTTTGGGAGCTTGTTTTGCTTGATGCAAATCTCTCTACAAGCAAAACATACAGAGGAATCTATTCTGGCTTAATTTACTCTTATTTATCTGAATTGCTAAAGGGAAAAAGGCAAAGGACTAAATAGAAGATCTGCAATAACTGGATAAAGAACTGATAAAGTGAGACCAAAACTTAAGACCACTTTAAACAGTTCAGCTGACCTATTAAGAGCTGTTCTTACCCTGTTATCCAGTGGATAACACTATAGGCATTTATTAGGAATGCGTTTAGACTTCCTAAGTATCATAAAAGCAAaggttttattaaaatttatatgGTACAACCCACCACTGTTGTTCACCAGGAATGTTAATTTGCatcattttccaaaaaaaattacatttctgaagTGTACCATATACATCAGCATTTCTTTACTGAAGGAGGAAGCTGAGCAAGGAGAGAACAGGCTGCAGAAGTGAAGTTTGCTCCCCACCTTGCTCTGCTAGCCCTCACCTGATCCGAGAGAGTGAGAGGAGAGGAATAACCAATCCTGCAGCCATAAGTGATGCAGGAAACTT contains:
- the ACSL4 gene encoding long-chain-fatty-acid--CoA ligase 4 isoform X1, which gives rise to MKFRLEMCAVLLLPVYLLIWLYSMLVFIPWYFLTNAKKKKAMAKRLKAKPISDKPGSPYRSVTHLDSLANINIPGADTLDKLFDHALAKFGKKDCLGTREILSEENEMQPNGKVFKKLILGTYRWLSYEEVNEKITRLGNGLTALGLTPKSTVVIFCETRAEWMIVALTCFKYNFPLVTLYATLGEEAVTYGLNECGASYLVTSVELLESKLKTALTQVSCLKHIIYVDKKTVNKSEYPENVEIHSMQAVEELGAKPENSSILPSRPVPTDLALVMYTSGSTGRPKGVMMMHKNLIAGMTGQCERIPGLGPKDTYIGYLPLAHVLELTAEVSCITYGCRIGYSSPLTLSDQSSKIKKGSKGDCTVLKPTLMAAVPEIMDRIYKNVMSKVQEMNYIQRTLFKIGYDYKLEQIKRGYDAPLCNILLFKKVKALLGGNVRMMLSGGAPLSPQTQRFMNICFCCPVGQGYGLTETCGAGTITEAADYSTGRVGAPLICCEIKLRDWQEGGYTNKDKPNPRGEIIIGGPNVSMGYFKNEEKTTEEFSVDENGQRWFCTGDIGEFHPDGCLQIIDRKKDLVKLQAGEYVSLGKVEAALKNCPLIDNICAYAKSDQSYVISFVVPNQKKLTALAEQKGISGSWVDICNNPTMEAEILREIKEVANKMKLERFEIPIKVRLSPEPWTPETGLVTDAFKLKRKELKNHYLNDIERMYGGK
- the ACSL4 gene encoding long-chain-fatty-acid--CoA ligase 4 isoform X2, which codes for MAKRLKAKPISDKPGSPYRSVTHLDSLANINIPGADTLDKLFDHALAKFGKKDCLGTREILSEENEMQPNGKVFKKLILGTYRWLSYEEVNEKITRLGNGLTALGLTPKSTVVIFCETRAEWMIVALTCFKYNFPLVTLYATLGEEAVTYGLNECGASYLVTSVELLESKLKTALTQVSCLKHIIYVDKKTVNKSEYPENVEIHSMQAVEELGAKPENSSILPSRPVPTDLALVMYTSGSTGRPKGVMMMHKNLIAGMTGQCERIPGLGPKDTYIGYLPLAHVLELTAEVSCITYGCRIGYSSPLTLSDQSSKIKKGSKGDCTVLKPTLMAAVPEIMDRIYKNVMSKVQEMNYIQRTLFKIGYDYKLEQIKRGYDAPLCNILLFKKVKALLGGNVRMMLSGGAPLSPQTQRFMNICFCCPVGQGYGLTETCGAGTITEAADYSTGRVGAPLICCEIKLRDWQEGGYTNKDKPNPRGEIIIGGPNVSMGYFKNEEKTTEEFSVDENGQRWFCTGDIGEFHPDGCLQIIDRKKDLVKLQAGEYVSLGKVEAALKNCPLIDNICAYAKSDQSYVISFVVPNQKKLTALAEQKGISGSWVDICNNPTMEAEILREIKEVANKMKLERFEIPIKVRLSPEPWTPETGLVTDAFKLKRKELKNHYLNDIERMYGGK